The Setaria italica strain Yugu1 chromosome IX, Setaria_italica_v2.0, whole genome shotgun sequence genome has a window encoding:
- the LOC101778237 gene encoding BTB/POZ domain and ankyrin repeat-containing protein NPR3 — protein sequence MEASTISFSSPSSSPQSTPPPPPPRATPTELEAVRLRRLSDNLERLLDPAFLDCADAEVALAAGKGGAAVGVHRCILAARSAFFRDHFASLPPPAAVGEKPRLELADLVPGGRHIGQDALVPVLGYLYTGRLKSAPQDATVCMDDACGHGACRPAIDFVVESMYAASGFQISELVSLFQRRLSDFVSTALDEDVVPIVHVASTCELQDLLNQSLQRIAVSSLDSRYLEKELPDDIYCKIKEIRQSVFHDESENAILDPEHEKRVRNILKALDSDDVDLVGLLLKESAVTLDDAFAVHYAAAYCEPKVFAELLKLNSANVNLKNNSGYTPLHIACMRREPDIILSLVERGASVMERTPDGRDAFTICKRLTREKDCNRKLEKCEEKSKAYLCIDILEQELKRKSFILDQISIEESIATPLLVDNFHMRLINLENRVAFARIFFPSEAKLVMRIAQADSTEEFAGIRNFSKLKEVDLNETPTMQNKRLRERLDALTKTVELGRRYFPHCSDVLDKFLIEESTDLIYLETGTPEDQHLKRMRFSELKEDVRKAFTKDKAAVTAIASSASSSSSSRYEGRGRQSNRKSKQSR from the exons ATGGAGGCCTCCACCATTAGCTTCTCGTCCCCGTCCTCGTCGCCCCagtccacgccgccgccgccgccgccgcgggccacGCCGACCGAGCTCGAGGCCGTCAGGCTCCGCCGCCTCAGCGACAACCTCGAGCGCCTCCTCGacccggccttcctcgactgcgCGGACGCCGAGGTCGCGCTCGCCGCGGGgaagggcggcgccgccgtcggcgtccACCGCTGCATCCTCGCCGCTAGGAGCGCCTTCTTCCGCGACCACTtcgcctccctcccgccgcctgccgccgttGGAGAGAAACCACGGCTGGAGCTCGCCGACCTGGTCCCCGGGGGCCGCCACATCGGCCAGGACGCCCTCGTGCCCGTCCTCGGGTACCTCTACACCGGCCGCCTCAAGTCGGCGCCGCAGGATGCCACCGTCTGCATGGACGACGCGTGCGGACACGGGGCGTGCCGACCGGCGATTGACTTTGTCGTCGAGTCCATGTACGCCGCATCTGGCTTCCAGATCTCCGAGCTTGTCTCCCTCTTCCAG CGCCGTCTCTCGGACTTTGTTAGCACAGCTCTGGACGAAGATGTGGTGCCGATTGTTCATGTTGCTTCCACCTGTGAGCTTCAGGACCTGCTCAATCAGAGTCTTCAGAGGATTGCAGTCTCTAGTCTCGATAGCCGGTACCTCGAGAAGGAGCTTCCAGATGATATATACTGCAAGATCAAGGAAATCCGCCAGAGTGTGTTTCATGATGAATCAGAGAACGCTATTCTGGACCCTGAGCATGAGAAGAGGGTTAGAAACATCCTCAAGGCCTTGGATTCTGACGATGTTGACCTTGTTGGCTTGCTGTTAAAGGAGTCTGCAGTCACCTTGGATGATGCATTCGCTGTACACTATGCTGCAGCCTACTGTGAGCCTAAAGTGTTTGCGGAATTGTTGAAACTGAATTCTGCCAATGTGAATCTGAAGAATAACAGTGGGTATACACCGCTGCACATAGCTTGCATGAGGCGAGAACCGGATATCATTCTTTCGCTTGTGGAGAGGGGAGCCTCTGTGATGGAGAGGACCCCGGATGGGCGTGATGCTTTTACTATTTGCAAGAGACTAACAAGAGAGAAAGACTGCAACAGGAAGTTGGAGAAGTGCGAGGAGAAAAGCAAGGCTTACTTGTGTATCGACATATTGGAGCAAGAACTTAAGAGGAAATCCTTCATTTTGGACCAGATCTCCATAGAGGAGTCAATTGCCACACCTTTGCTGGTTGATAATTTTCACATGAGGCTCATAAACTTGGAAAACAGAG TTGCCTTTGCAAGAATATTCTTCCCGTCTGAAGCCAAGCTTGTCATGCGCATAGCACAAGCTGACTCAACTGAAGAGTTTGCTGGCATCAGAAATTTCAGTAAACTGAAGGAGGTGGATCTAAATGAGACCCCCACGATGCAAAACAAGAGGTTGCGTGAACGCCTCGATGCCTTAACAAAGACAG ttgagctTGGGAGGCGATACTTCCCTCATTGTTCAGATGTTCTTGACAAGTTCCTCATTGAAGAATCCACCGATTTGATTTACCTTGAAACTGGCACTCCAGAGGACCAGCATCTCAAGCGGATGCGCTTCTCTGAACTCAAAGAGGACGTGCGCAAGGCCTTCACAAAAGATAAGGCAGCTGTTACAGCCATAGCTTCCTCAGCatcctcatcttcgtcttcaAGGTACGAAGGGAGGGGTAGACAATCCAACAGGAAATCGAAACAATCACGATGA
- the LOC101768396 gene encoding fe(2+) transport protein 2 yields MYSQTPRRVFVLTLLVLTSFSLAVTTFAQTEPADEAPPATRTHGVCGGPDVGGKCHSVPRALHLKLIAIPAILVASMAGVCLPLVSRSVPALRPDGNLFVVVKAFASGVILGTGYMHVLPDSFNDLTSPCLPPRPWAEFPFTAFVAMLAAVFTLMVDSLMLSFHTRGKGKASAAVAHHGHGSPPPQGHCHVHGHLDMSSESASPESAVDEVEDDDVEAGRTRLLRNRVIVQVLEMGIVVHSVVIGLGMGASQNVCTIRPLVAALCFHQLFEGMGLGGCILQAEYGARMRSVLVFFFSTTTPFGIALGLALTRVYSDSSPTALIVVGLLNAASAGLLHYMALVDLLAADFMGPKLQGSVRLQLVSFFAVLLGAGGMSVMAKWA; encoded by the exons ATGTATTCCCAAACACCAAGAAGAGTGTTCGTCCTCACCCTCCTCGTGCTCACATCCTTCTCACTGGCCGTCACCACCTTTGCACAAACCGAGCCAGCTGACGAAGCGCCACCGGCGACGAGGACCCATGGCGTGTGCGGCGGTCCGGACGTGGGCGGGAAATGCCACAGCGTCCCCAGGGCGCTGCACCTGAAGCTGATCGCCATCCCGGCGATCCTCGTGGCCAGCATGGCCGGCGTGTGCCTGCCGCTCGTCTCCCGCTCCGTCCCCGCGCTCCGCCCCGACGGCaacctcttcgtcgtcgtcaAGGCCTTCGCGTCGGGGGTCATCCTCGGCACGGGTTACATGCACGTCCTCCCGGACTCCTTCAACGACCTCACCTCGCCCTGCCTGCCGCCGAGGCCCTGGGCGGAGTTCCCGTTCACGGCGTTCGTCGCCATGCTCGCCGCCGTGTTCACGCTCATGGTCGACTCGCTCATGCTCTCGTTCCACACCCGGGGCAAGGGCAAGGCTAGCGCCGCGGTCGcgcaccatggccatggcagccCTCCTCCGCAGGGACACTGCCACGTGCACGGGCATCTGGACATGAGTAGTGAGTCGGCGAGCCCGGAGTCCGCCGTGGACGaggtcgaggacgacgacgtGGAGGCCGGCCGAACGCGGCTGCTCAGGAACCGTGTCATTGTTCAG GTCCTGGAGATGGGGATCGTGGTGCACTCTGTGGTGATCGGGCTGGGCATGGGCGCGTCGCAGAACGTGTGCACGATCCGGCCCCTCGTGGCGGCGCTCTGCTTCCACCAGCTGTTCGAGGGGATGGGGCTCGGCGGCTGCATCCTGCAGGCTGAGTACGGCGCCCGGATGAGGTCGGTGctggtcttcttcttctccacgacGACGCCGTTCGGGATCGCGCTGGGGCTCGCTCTCACCAGGGTGTACAGCGACAGCAGCCCGACGGCGCTCATCGTGGTCGGGCTGCTCAACGCCGCGTCGGCGGGGCTGCTCCACTACATGGCGCTCGTCGACCTCCTGGCGGCGGACTTCATGGGGCCCAAGCTGCAGGGGAGCGTCAGGCTCCAGCTCGTCTCCTTCTtcgccgtcctcctcggcgccggcggcatgtCCGTCATGGCCAAGTGGGCGTGA
- the LOC101778637 gene encoding transmembrane protein 56-B, translated as MAVMTVYKYQAQALMRDYLLADPLVPYTSVLIGIVLCKMAYDLTRILSSFYFKGYTSLTKIQRVEWNNRGMSSAHAIFITAVSLYLVVSTDLFSDRIKGPITFRNSVISTCALGVSVGYFITDLAMIFWLYPSLGGMEYVLHHTLSLVAIAYTMLSGEGQFYTYMVLISETTTPEINLRWFLDTAGLKKSSAYLVNGILMFVAWLVARIFLFIYVFYHIYLHYSQIMQMHAFGYYLTFLVPSVLFVMNTMWFMKILKGVKKTLAKYP; from the exons ATGGCAGTCATGACGGTTTACAAGTATCAAGCTCAGGCGTTGATGAGGGACTACTTGCTTGCTGATCCACTTGTTCCGTACACATCGGTGCTCATCGGCATTGTCCTCTGCAAGATG GCTTATGATTTGACTCGGATATTGAGTTCCTTTTACTTCAAGGGCTATACTTCATTAACAAAAATACAACGCGTTGAATGGAACAACAG GGGTATGTCCAGCGCACATGCAATCTTTATCACGGCTGTATCATTATATCTTGTTGTGTCGACTGATCTTTTCTCTGACCGGATCAAGGGACCTATTACATTTCGTAATTCAGTCATATCCACTTGTGCATTGGGG GTTTCTGTCGGTTACTTCATCACTGATCTTGCAATGATATTCTGGCTGTATCCTTCCCTTGGTGGAATGGAATAT GTCCTCCATCATACTCTTTCCCTAGTTGCCATAGCTTACACAATGTTATCTGGGGAAGGGCAGTTTTACACATACATGGTTCTTATCTCAGAGACAACCACCCCTGAAATCAACTTGCGATG GTTTCTTGACACGGCTGGACTGAAAAAATCAAGTGCTTACTTGGTTAATGGAATCCTGATGTTTGTTGCATGGCTG GTGGCAAGGATATTTTTGTTCATATATGTATTTTACCACATCTATTTGCACTACAGTCAG ATAATGCAGATGCACGCCTTTGGGTACTACCTGACGTTTCTTGTGCCATCAGTGCTCTTTGTGATGAACACAATGTGGTTCATGAAGATCTTAAAAGGTGTGAAGAAAACACTGGCAAAATATCCATGA